TAGCTAtgcataattataagtaaagAAACAAGAACTTGTgtataatttatgaaaaaatactTACAAAGTGATAGGAAATCAACTCAAGAGTAAAATAAGTTAAACTAGCAAGCAAAACTTGATTTGATTCTCCAAAGATAGCTAAGAAACACAAGCTATCGCGTGGCTCCTTTAGCTACTACCCAGCGTGTGTTGTCAAGAAAACACGACTCAAAAATATAGTTTAGGTTGTGTATAATAGCCTTAGTAGCAGAAACGTGAGAGTAAGAATGAGAAAAgtgtaccctaaaaatataacacaagaggattttagtgttttaaaatatatatgaagTTAAAGTTTTAATGATTGGCTATCGAAGAATGAAAGAGAAAAAACCATCTATTCGTAaagaatttaatatttatgctCACAaagttttctttcatatctttgtaaattttaaatgttttttaatttttaataatgtAGAATTTCTGTCCATgcaaattaatattattataagttttaaattataactttaaccaatatgaaattatatctttaaatatgaaattatatctTTAAGGTTAAAATTAAAGTCgtttaatatttgaaaaatattttagtgaacCAATATTTATATTCGTGCTAttataatatagatgtataaaAGGATGATCCAAAAGAGAGATTAAGTtattaaatactttttttttgttagaaaaaaaaaggttataCATACTTATGGGCACATTGGGCAGCAAGCAAGTGATACTGCGTTGTTTTCGCTAGTTTGGAGAAAGCTGTTAGAGGAAAACAAGAGAGGTATGAAAAAAGGAGAGTTGAAAGAGGAAAAACATTCAGATGCAATATGCAATGCAAACAATAAGCAGAGTTTAATCCCCTTGGCATTTTCTGATCCTCCCTTTTCAACTTTGCCACTCAATGTCTCATTTTTTGGGTCTTTCTTACAATCCCAAATCTTGATTATTGATGTAATCGAACAAATTGACATAGTCAAATTCTTTCTTGTTTATcctaaaatcaagaaaatccACAAGCAAATGAAACAAACCGGGATAATCCCAAATTGGTATTCCTTCCATTCTATTTGAACATGCATTCAATATTGTCATAAAAAGGAATTCAATACAAAAATTCAATCTTGTTTTTATAGGTTGCAGAAATGGGTGGTTGTTTCAGCAAAAACAAATATACACAACGAGATGGTAAAGGTAATAGGCCAAGAACAAGAAGAGGGAGCACTGCTGCATATCAACATTACAAGCATCCAGTTTATTATCATCCAAGACCACCTCAAGAGAGGCCCTATATGCCCCAACGTccacaaaaacaacaacaacaacaattacaTGCACAACAAGTTACTGTGAAAAGTACTCAACCAAATATTCAAGTAATACAAAGAATTGAGCAAGATACCATTTTGGGTAAGCCATTTGAAAACATTAAAGCACATTACACACTTGGGAGAGAATTGGGTAGGGGTCAATATGGAGTCATTTATCTTTGTACTGAGAGTTCTACTAGGCAGCATTATGCTTGCAAGTCTATATTGAAGAGGAAGCTTGTGAGTAAGAAAGAGAGGGAGGATATTAAGAGGGAGATTCAAATGATGCAGCATTTGAGTGGACAACCAAATATTGTGGAATTCAAAGGTGCTTATGAAGATCAGTATTCAGTGCACCTTGTGATGGAACTTTGTGCTGGAGGGGAATTGTTTGATAGAATTATTGCCAGGGGATATTACTCTGAAAAAGATGCTGCTGATATTATCAGACAGATAGTGAATGTGGtctatatttgtcattttatggGTGTTATGCATAGAGATCTCAAGCCAGAGAATTTCTTATTGACTAGTAAGGATGAACATACAATGATCAAGGCTACTGATTTTGGGCTTTCTGTTTTCATTGAAGAAGGTGATATTCTTGCCACTCACTATTTTAATTGAAGATTCAAGTTATATACACTGATGGTATAAAGATTTGTTTTCACTATCAGTCTAGTTTTAACCAATGATAGTAGGTTTGCCACTAATTTTATCAGATTTGTCTTATAAATGATTGGATTGTCCAAACAAATATGTTTCTACAGTGCTAGTGCAAAGAACTTATACTCTTTAGTTATTATTGTTAAGATTTTGTGATAAATTCGTTGTGTTTCTGAGTCACCAACTTGGATTAGGTGTCTTTTCACGTACTTCTCAGCCTTCATTACTACTAGGTTTTTCTGTCAATGTATAATGACAAGTTCTTTTTTGTTCCTGGACACTAACAGTAGGATCTAAGTGAAGTTTttctaaatgaatttttttgataGGTGTACCATCTAAATTAAGCTCAGAAGAGCGACCAAGTCTTTTATGGAAATGTATTTAGATTATTATGCCTTAAAAAGAATGGAATACCTCCATCTTACTCTCCTAGTTCTTATATTAGTACCTAAGAGGAATAGTTATGAATCATGTACCACTGCAGAGTACTTTTAAAATCAAAGTTGTATCATTCACCTACTTGAGGCTTTTAGCTAGTATTTCATGAGACATTTGACCAAGAGTACCAGATAGTCTAAATGCATTTTTTCAGatgagaagaaatcacctaatgtTTTTATCTCTACTGCgatttgaacctgagacctcatggtactcaactcacttcATTGACTACTAGGCTACAACCTTGGATGCATTAATTTGAATGGATTTCATAACTTATGTTTCGCCTGCCAGGTTAAACAATATTTATGTTACTAAATCCCCCAAATAAGTGTTTAGCATAGAACACTAGTCCAATATGTGCCATATACTGGAAAATAATATTTCACTGAACATTTTGTAAAACCCTAATCAGATGATTCAATGGTGTGAGCAAGACACCTATGCTGTGAAATACTAAAAGTTTCTTCTTCTAGAATTAAGGCATCTCTGTATCGGTTATGTATTTTGAGGGAAAACAGGAATAGAAGGTTCACTTTTAAGCTGTGAAGAAGCTGATGGAAAACTCGTTTATGGAAATCAATGGCACAATAGTAgcctttttttctttaaataaaatttgtcaAACACTATGTCTAATTGAATGTCAAAATCAAAAGGCACtttctttttcctctttttgACAGGCATTGTTTGATCTATAACAGAAAAAAGAGATAAACCCCGCAGATAACTTATATGCAGGAATTAGAAAAATCAGTCTGGCCCATTATATTATCATCAGAAAAACAACCAGTCAAGGAAGAGTGAGGATAAATTAGATCCAAAATTTCATGATCTAGAGTTAATGAGGGAAGCTTTTGCTATAGTAGACATGAGATTGTATGGATTATCAGCTATTCTGATCCCAGACGGATTATTACAAACTTACAAGGAGGACTACTTCTAAACACTTCTATAAGACCTATTAGCTAGAACAAAATTTACTAACAACATTTCATGATGTCAACCAACCAAGTTATCCTTGGATGAGTTTGATGTTCATGTGGTAACCTGAACTAGTTGCATTGACAAAATATTAAGTAAATGAAAGAATTCAAAGTTAAAGTTACTAATACGTAAAATAAACACCATAGTATTACCTATTAAGTTACTAAATATGTATTACTTCATATCACGTCGCCAACACCCTCTCTCACCTCTTTCTCTTTATAGGATAATTAATAGGTGTACTTCACAGGAAATCCTCTTCTCTTGCAATCCAAGTTTCTTTGGGTGCTCAATACTCTATTTGATTCCATAAACCACTAAATGTGCTTCTCTCATAACAGATTTGTTACCTCTATCAGTTCCATGTGCACTTCTTGACAGTGTATCGATGATCCCACAATGcttttattttgtttctaaAGCAGTTGTCAAGCCATTGTTGGCTTAAACTATCCTTGTTTCCTGCACCCTGTTGTTAGGATCTACATAATTCaaattcatgttttatttattgatttcaGGTAAGGTGTATCGCGATATAGTTGGTAGTGCATACTATGTAGCTCCTGAAGTATTGAGGCGCAGTTATGGAAAGGAAGCAGATGTATGGAGTGCAGGTGTTATTTTGTATATTCTGCTTAGTGGTGTACCTCCATTTTGGGATGGTAAGGACAGAGATAAAAACATAATAAGATACTATAGTCTGTACTGGGTGTTATTTTCTGCATTTCTCTATTAACATGTCTTGCCAATCTTTTCAGAAACTGAAAAGGGAATATTACGTGCTATACTAAAAGGAGAAATTGACTTTCAAAGTGATCCATGGCCATCCATATCAAATAGTGCCAAGGATCTTGTTCGAAAAATGCTAACACAGGATGCAAAAAACAGAATCACATCAGCAGAAGTTCTTGGtatctctctcttctttttgtgTAATCAAAGCCTACACTGTGATCTTCTCGTTTTATATAGTACTTAATCGCCACAATGTGGTTTTATATAGGCATGGAGAGCAATCATGGGTATTTTGGTCCATAGCAtgactatatattatatattgccAGAGCACTAGACACtacttcatagacaccctaggactttTGAAcgctgtgctctgataccaagtttgtgatgccccgagagggtacctaggcgtgaccggcactcgaacaCCATTATTGGTCCCCAAGCGAATTACTTGGTccgatcactcattcaatcactgAGCAGAAGACTCAATGTGAAATTAAAAAACATTCAAGTGGGCTAACCAAATCAACAACTCAAagaagaataatatatttaacacAAATCTCATCTCAACTCCATATCAAAGAATAGTTTTGAAAACCAAAACATTTACTCAACACTATCACTATCTGTCTGTGAAGCCTCACTATCaaaaggtgccaatgaaaaGTTCATGGCTACCCAAATCTAGAAAACAAGGGAAATACTCAAAGTAAAAAGATAACAACTCAAGAGTGCCTCCGGACGCaacgaggactcaccaaaactgagagtagaaatgatcttcagcgatgcgcctgttgaggatctctaacacctgtatctgcatcatgaaatgatgcaggccaaatggcgtcagtacatggaatgtacgaatatgtaaaatagctggaaAGAAAATACAATCATCAAACTCGATATCaagtaactcaactcaaggtgactccaatcaactcaaatgacatgcaagtttgtagtaacaATGCTTTGAAAGTAGACTCAATGATATGCGactcaaccaaatcaaaccaatcattttAGGaaatttctctaaccgacaaccatcacttatgagctagtgatgatacaacgctttGCACTGTTGTTGCCGcagccatccaataccttgccagggtaagttACGATCAACCTCAATTGATTcataatcaatcaaagtccatcgttttgggacttgagaggcatgacctctatcctacgctggctacgtagtttatgagatTCGAGATATTATttactcttatccaaatcggtgctcaatactactctaaAAAAGACTCAATATACTCATATACTCAATCAATCATTATGAACAAATCAACTCAtgtagtctcattggactctcatcaaactcaacttatctcaatcatcaaactctttcaGTTAAAACATGCTTTCGACTCATTCACAACTCCTTAAGACtctacctcaaatcaatcatttaactcaatactcaactcatttagactcaatatTCATGTTCTTTCAATCCTCAATCAAATATGCATAAACTTGGTTTAAAAATCATAGTTCGTTAAATGCATGAAAATCATTCTTCTTATCTCAAAATTCATGTATATAATGCAACAATCATCAATTCAGCTGGGGTTCATGGGAAGGAAATCATGAACAGTCAATTAAGaactcaaatcataagaatcaacatgatatattcatatatatgtatagaaCTCGATAAGGAATTACAAAacaactcaagaactcaatcaaATGGGATTATAACTCACACTCAATCTCAATTCTAACGAAAGCAATATATAGCGCACGTGGACAAACTCAGTCCAGCGTtatggttagccttacatacctagaaatcGAAGAACAATTGAAACTTGAAGGATGGAAGtgaacgcttgaaccctagtctctttctcctctccaatccttgATCTCAAttaatctaagtgttaatgagagtctAGTCGTTTaaggtactgataagggactcaaaatagtcccaaaacgtCGAGATTTTAGTTTGGGAAGGGTGGAAAAAGACCGaactacccttcattaaaactattTCAGGCcgtctacgggtcgtagagtCTTCTAAGAGTCGTAGAAGACCATTTGTAGAACTTCATCTAGGATAGGGCTTGGGGTCTACAGACcattctacgagtcgtaagacCCAGTCGTCGGTTCTGGGtgcacattccagtagctactggaatgtgtCACAAGATTTACGAATTGACCCTATAGGTCGTAGACCCTTCTACAGGTCATAAGGATGGCTCGTAGAAACTCACTTGGACTCCTGAAATTGGCTAAGTTCAAGGGGTTCTACGAGTCCTTTATACGGCTCGTAGAAATCTTTAGGAGTTAAGGTCATTCGTAGGAAGGGTCTTCAAAatttcaccaagtgttggaggGACACGACTCGTAGAAATTCCTACGGATCGTAGGTGACACTCGTGGTCCACTGGATCAGTccatttctcaattttttttctcatggTCCTCGAACTCGGTCTAAGCTAGAATAACACGGGGTGTTACACCCACAATGGCTTGTGCCTTCGAACTAACAGTCTGAACATAGGATGGACTCTTCTTCAACTTCAGTCCAAATTTTGCCACAACTTTGATATCCACAAACGTGTGAGTAGCTTTGGTATCCACCTTTGCCACAACACGCTTGCCATCAACCTTCATCTCGATATGAATAAGTGAAGCATGTGGATTAGAAGCCTTTGAAGACTCTCTAACAGCATTAATCAAAGTGAGTTGGTTAAATGACAAACCCAAAGGATTCTCCAATGTAACAATTACTTCCTGTtcaccctcatctttttccagATTCCCAGCAAGCATAGCATTCGCCCTTTCTTGATTTGGACAAGACTTGGCCAAATGCGGACCACTACAAGTCCAACAACCCTTAGGATTCCCTTCCTTGCCCTTGTTCTTGTTGTTCCCGTCCTTCATTGACGCCTTCCCCTTATCCACATATTCCTTCCAAACTTTCTTCCTCCATTCCCATTTCTTCTCAACCTTTTCTTAGATTTCAAAGTAGAGGGAACTTCAGAAGTTGGACGAATCGAGCGATAATCAACCAAGGAGTCAGCGGCAGCAATTGCACCCGACAAATCTTTTACATTCTGCCTCCTTAGTTCATTTTTGGCTCAGCCTTGCATTCCCAAAATGAAGTTATGTAACTTGTCCTCATTAGACATATTTTGGATGTCTAACATCAAAGAAGTAAACTCCTTGATGTAATCACAAACGGACCCATTCTGCCTAGTCTTTTCAACCGGTCTCTAGCAATCCATGAAGCATTACTGGGAAGGAAATGGTCCCTCATTTCCTTCttctacttggaccaagtatcGATCCTAGGCCTGCCAACACTCTCATCATCCGCATTCCTGGTACTCCACCAAAGTTTCGCATCACCCATCAAGTACATAGTGGTGATGTTCAACTTATCGTTCTTAGCAACACGGCCAGTTGTGAAGTACTTCTCCATATCCCAAAGGAAATTTTCGAGTTTCTTGACACTTATAGCACCACCAAAAGACTTCGGTTCAGGGATCTTAACTTTAGAGGGTTCCCCACGTGTTGGTCCAGATGCAGCAACAGCCCGACGCAGCACCATAATTTCTGCATGAAGATTTTCATTTTCCTTCGACAGATCTTCAATCCGCAGGCTTGCTCCTTCACAAAAACTTAATATTTCTAACAGTTGGTGCTTAGTCTCAGTGCGAGACTGACCCATCTCTGGCTGAAATACTTCAATTTCAGTTTTAATACCCTGAATCTGAGTGAGTAAGTCCACCAGATTTGGATCTTCCCACCCTTCGTCTGTCATACCAACGAATGCCTCAACTCATCTCACATGTTCACGTAAACAGGGGTGATATTTTTCTTCGACACCACTGCTAGGTAGCCAAGCCACACACTCCCAACTTCAGCCTCACAACACATACACAAATCTGTCTAAGTCCTTAGAATGTTTTTCTTAGGCAACGTAGTAATGTAACAACACAAGAGCATACAGGAATACTTCCCAACCTTTATTAATATCACATATAAACAAGGTAAAGGCTTCAAAATTGACTAAGGCACAGAACACTCTCTTGCTGCCTTAGTCGAATTTCTGCCCCATTTAAAATTCTGCACAAGGGCTATAAAGATTTTCTCAACTAACAAACTTTCCCATACTCCCCTTGAGCAACAAACTCCTGTGATAGCTTCATATGTACCTCTTCATGGAGATCACCATGCAGCAGGAACACATTCTTGAAATCCAACTAATTTAAAGCCAATGTTGAGAAGCAACCAAAGAAATAAGCAAACGGATAGAGGGGAACTTCACTACCAAGGAGAAGGTATTGGAGTGATTCACCCCATAAGTCTAAGCATAGCCTTTAGCCACGTGTCTGGCCTTAAGTCTCGCTATAGAGCCATCTGAATTAACCGACTGCAAAAATCCACTTGTATCCTACTTCTCTTTTTCCTTTGGGTAAATCCACCAAATTCCAAGTGTGATTTTTATCTAAAGCATGTATCTCCTGAAGCATTGCATCATGCCATCCAGGATGAGTCAAGGCTTCCTTCACTATTTGGGGGATAGAGATAGAGTCTAGAGAGGCAATCAAAGAACTAGATGCAGGAGATAAATGGTCATAAGAAACAAAGTAAGAATAGGTAGATTTGCACTGGCGTGTACCTTTTCTTAATAGCAATAGGAAGTTGTAGATTTTCGGAAGGATCAAGTGGGGGAGGATCTGATGATGAAAGAATTGATATAGGACGTGTATCATCAGTCTCTCGCCTCCTCGAGCAAACTTGAACCATTGGCGATCGTACTAGTGAAGATGAAACATGTGATGAAGACTCAGTAGTTGATTGGTTCTCAATAGAAGTACTAGGAGATGAAAGAACAACATCATCTGATTGTTCTATCAAAGCACGAGTAAACTGATAGACTAACCAC
The sequence above is a segment of the Solanum dulcamara chromosome 11, daSolDulc1.2, whole genome shotgun sequence genome. Coding sequences within it:
- the LOC129874285 gene encoding calcium-dependent protein kinase-like; amino-acid sequence: MGGCFSKNKYTQRDGKGNRPRTRRGSTAAYQHYKHPVYYHPRPPQERPYMPQRPQKQQQQQLHAQQVTVKSTQPNIQVIQRIEQDTILGKPFENIKAHYTLGRELGRGQYGVIYLCTESSTRQHYACKSILKRKLVSKKEREDIKREIQMMQHLSGQPNIVEFKGAYEDQYSVHLVMELCAGGELFDRIIARGYYSEKDAADIIRQIVNVVYICHFMGVMHRDLKPENFLLTSKDEHTMIKATDFGLSVFIEEGKVYRDIVGSAYYVAPEVLRRSYGKEADVWSAGVILYILLSGVPPFWDETEKGILRAILKGEIDFQSDPWPSISNSAKDLVRKMLTQDAKNRITSAEVLEHPWLQSGEASDKPIDSAVLSRMKQFRAMNKLKKLALKVIAENLSEEEIKGLKAMFANMDTDNSGTITYEELKSGLARLGSKLSEAEVKQLMEAADVDGNGTIDYIEFVTATMHRHRLERDDDLFKAFQYFDADQSGFITKDELESAMKEYGMGDEATIKEIIVEVDTDHDGRINYEEFCAMMRSGTQPQDKLF